One Lycium barbarum isolate Lr01 chromosome 5, ASM1917538v2, whole genome shotgun sequence genomic window carries:
- the LOC132639797 gene encoding uncharacterized protein LOC132639797: MDGLMDKCQAAFVPGRLISDNIIMSQELVKGYGRKGLSPRLSYSIIINSTPSDPFPAMKGLRQGDPLSPFLFVIAMDYLSRNLRQLQHIPNFNYHPRCEKMQIIQLGFADDLLLFTRGNLGSVQLMYTIFQEFSSVSGLSANKDKSSIYFGGVPNEDQRIILCFLGIPKGELPIKYLGVPLCAKRIFVVQYQPLLEKMLGRITSWTTKFLSYAGRMQLIKSVLFTILVFWSQLFVLPRKVIKMIEAICRTFLWTGGIDVSKKALLAWDKICGPKEAGGWKVLDITIWNRAAITKILWNLHSKKDKLWVQWVHTYYGKHKNLWDEEVKQASWMIKKILKAKKYIEAVGIRPDEFSAMPYYSIKEMYQKLKGEAPRVHWWRIFCHNEGLLRWLFIFNLTAHGRLATRDRLKKWGMTNDLVCPLCDGHDESINHLFFECAYAAGVWNKLLVWQGIHRQAMTWNHELTWACSHIKGRRPGEEIYKMALTGCVYQVWHERNQCIFQSKRRPAEQLVRGIIQKICARGRMKTKLVKNLDKLNFYP, from the exons ATGGATGGGTTGATGGACAAATGTCAGGCAGCTTTTGTACCCGGGAGATTGATATCTGATAATATAATCATGAGTCAGGAGCTGGTTAAAGGCTATGGAAGAAAGGGGCTATCACCAAGAT TGTCATATTCTATAATTATCAATAGTACTCCCAGTGATCCCTTCCCAGCAATGAAAGGCCTAAGGCAAGGAGATCCATTATCCCCCTTTCTGTTTGTCATTGCAATGGATTATTTGAGCAGAAACTTGAGGCAACTACAACACATCCCAAACTTCAATTACCACCCGAGATGTGAAAAGATGCAAATAATACAACTGGGTTTCGCGGATGATCTATTACTATTCACAAGGGGAAATTTGGGGTCTGTGCAGTTGATGTATACAATATTCCAGGAATTTTCAAGCGTTTCTGGGCTTAGTGCAAATAAAGACAAGAGCTCCATATATTTTGGTGGTGTTCCTAATGAAGACCAGAGGATAATACTATGCTTCTTGGGTATCCCTAAGGGTGAATTACCAATAAAGTATCTCGGAGTCCCTCTTTGCGCTAAAAGAATATTCGTAGTCCAATACCAGCCCCTACTTGAAAAAATGTTGGGAAGAATTACCTCTTGGACTACCAAATTTCTGTCTTACGCCGGAAGAATGCAACTGATAAAGAGTGTCCTATTCACCATACTAGTCTTTTGGTCCCAGTTGTTTGTGCTGCCTAGGAAAGTGATAAAGATGATTGAAGCAATCTGCAGAACTTTTTTGTGGACAGGGGGTATAGATGTATCAAAAAAGGCTCTACTAGCTTGGGACAAAATATGCGGCCCAAAAGAAGCTGGGGGATGGAAGGTTCTTGACATTACAATATGGAATAGAGCAGCCATAACCAAGATACTATGGAACTTACACAGCAAGAAGGATAAGCTTTGGGTTCAATGGGTGCACACATACTATGGGAAACATAAGAATCTGTGGGACGAGGAAGTAAAACAGGCCTCATGGATGATAAAGAAAATTCTTAAGGCAAAAAAATATATAGAAGCAGTGGGTATAAGGCCAGATGAATTCAGTGCTATGCCGTACTATTCTATTAAAGAAATGTATCAAAAGTTGAAGGGTGAAGCTCCAAGAGTGCACTGGTGGAGAATATTCTGTCACAACGAAGGACTCCTTAGATGGCTATTTATTTTCAATCTCACTGCCCATGGTAGACTGGCCaccagggacagactgaagaaaTGGGGCATGACAAATGACTTAGTATGTCCACTATGCGATGGACATGATGAATCCATCAACCATCTATTTTTTGAATGTGCTTATGCTGCAGGCGTATGGAACAAGCTGCTGGTATGGCAAGGAATTCATAGACAAGCAATGACCTGGAACCATGAATTGACTTGGGCATGCAGTCATATTAAGGGCAGAAGACCGGGGGAGGAAATTTACAAAATGGCGCTAACTGGGTGCGTGTATCAAGTATGGCACGAGAGGAACCAGTGCATCTTTCAGTCCAAAAGAAGACCTGCTGAGCAGCTAGTGAGAGGGATAATTCAAAAGATTTGCGCGCGAGGTAGGATGAAGACGAAGCTAGTGAAAAATCTGGACAAACTAAATTTCTATCCATGA
- the LOC132639796 gene encoding uncharacterized protein LOC132639796 — MKVITWNVRDINKLYKHRELKVFIKENKVGVIAIAEHRVKEIRAAKLIKKLVPGWSWCNNYNSCPKGRIWILWNPNLVDFRKLHKHGQLIHGEVYIHSIGLRFLFTAVYGLHTIQDRRGMWNELKGLNQNITQAWIAMGDYNSVLDPDDRIHGNQIQDNEVQDFKEFLCDTHMVELKYFGREFTWTNSHIHSKIDRALVNAAWMNTMKQLEVMVMDPLFSDHTPLGIQFNNCTDGGPKPFRFFNYVADLPEFQVTVQKIWAKPMASTGMQKVWQKLKMMKAELKKLATTNSYKVSAKVKEVRVMLQDTQEQMRSVTRDTSLCDIEKDLKIQLEKWSNVEESIFMQKSRCSGLKWGIPILHTSMRV, encoded by the coding sequence ATGAAAGTGATTACATGGAATGTTAGGGACATAAATAAGCTTTATAAGCATAGAGAGCTTAAAGTTTTTATTAAAGAGAATAAAGTAGGTGTAATTGCCATAGCAGAGCATAGAGTAAAGGAAATAAGAGCTGCTAAGCTCATCAAGAAGCTGGTACCTGGTTGGAGCTGGTGCAATAACTACAACTCATGTCCCAAAGGCAGGATATGGATATTATGGAACCCAAACCTGGTGGATTTTCGAAAGCTGCATAAACATGGTCAGTTGATACATGGGGAGGTTTACATACACTCTATTGGGCTAAGATTCTTATTTACAGCAGTCTACGGGCTGCATACAATACAGGATAGAAGAGGAATGTGGAATGAACTGAAGGGGTTAAACCAAAACATTACTCAAGCCTGGATAGCCATGGGAGATTATAACTCAGTACTTGATCCGGATGACAGGATACATGGAAACCAAATACAGGACAACGAAGTACAGGATTTCAAGGAATTTCTGTGCGATACCCATATGGTGGAACTCAAATATTTTGGGCGAGAGTTCACATGGACTAATtctcatatacatagcaaaatagATAGGGCCCTTGTCAATGCAGCATGGATGAATACTATGAAGCAGCTGGAAGTCATGGTTATGGACCCATTATTCTCTGATCACACGCCCCTTGGAATTCAGTTTAATAATTGTACAGATGGCGGTCCCAAACCATTCAGATTTTTCAACTATGTGGCTGATCTACCCGAGTTTCAGGTGACGGTTCAGAAAATTTGGGCAAAACCGATGGCAAGTACTGGTATGCAAAAGGTTTGGCAAAAGCTGAAAATGATGAAAGCGGAGCTGAAAAAACTCGCAACGACTAATTCTTACAAAGTAAGTGCAAAGGTGAAGGAAGTGCGAGTAATGTTGCAAGATACGCAGGAGCAAATGAGGAGTGTGACACGTGATACGAGCCTGTGTGATATTGAAAAAGATCTAAAAATTCAACTAGAGAAATGGAGCAATGTAGAGGAAAGTATATTTATGCAGAAATCAAGATGCAGTGGCTTAAAATGGGGGATACCAATACTTCATACTTCCATGCGTGTATGA